A single region of the Melioribacteraceae bacterium 4301-Me genome encodes:
- a CDS encoding prolyl oligopeptidase family serine peptidase, with amino-acid sequence MKHILILFSISLLSFNIFAQQKRAMTPKDLWAMKRIGSFDLSPDGKTIAFSVTTYDIEKNKGNSDIWLIDSDGKNLRPLKTSEENESNPKFSPDGKSIAYEYKSNIWLCDLNGKNDIQLTNLYTGASGLVWSKDGKKILFVSEVYPDCNDQKCNEEKDKAKEESKVKAKIITELMFRAWNRWRDEKRSHLFLYDIEKKEYYDLILNTKFDVPPIDLGSSQDYTFSPDGKEIAFVMNTDKVVATSTNNDIFIVNISDIKSGKPAPYKKISKSLGNDNQPVYSPDGKYIAFRSMARAGFEADKQDIILYNRTTGTLRNLTEKIDLSVGQILWSPDSKYIYFNAANQIYNSIYRINVETGDLLTFVKDGVNEDMIISQNGEVIFFKRQKTTMPSEIFALKTNGGGIEQITKLNNDLLSQIKFNDAETFWCEGAGGAKVQSILIKPPFFDSKKKYPMIFLIHGGPQGHWSDDFHYRWNLQLFAAKGYVVVAPNPRGSTGYGEKFKDEISGDWGGKPYIDLMKSFDYALKNYKFIDSKNTFAAGASYGGYMINWIEGHTDRFNALVCHDGVFNLESMYGTTEELWFPEWEFKGTPWTNRALYQKFSPHMYVKNFKTPMLIVHGANDFRVAEGQAMELFTSLQRKGIESKFLYFPDEFHFVVKPQNALLWWKTIFDWFEQHKIK; translated from the coding sequence ATGAAACATATCTTAATATTATTTTCCATCAGTTTACTTTCATTCAACATCTTTGCTCAACAAAAGAGAGCAATGACACCCAAAGACCTCTGGGCAATGAAAAGAATTGGAAGTTTTGATTTGTCTCCCGATGGCAAAACAATTGCTTTTTCTGTTACAACTTACGACATCGAAAAAAATAAAGGCAATTCTGATATATGGTTGATAGATTCTGACGGCAAAAATTTAAGACCACTTAAAACTTCCGAAGAAAACGAAAGCAATCCAAAATTTTCTCCTGACGGAAAATCAATAGCATATGAATATAAAAGTAATATCTGGCTTTGTGATTTAAATGGGAAAAATGATATTCAGCTTACAAATCTTTATACTGGTGCTTCTGGATTAGTTTGGTCAAAGGATGGGAAGAAAATTTTGTTTGTTTCAGAAGTATATCCTGATTGCAATGATCAAAAATGTAATGAAGAGAAAGACAAAGCTAAAGAAGAAAGTAAAGTTAAAGCCAAGATAATTACAGAACTTATGTTTCGTGCATGGAACAGATGGCGTGATGAAAAAAGAAGTCATTTATTTTTATATGACATCGAAAAGAAAGAATATTATGATTTGATATTAAATACAAAATTTGATGTTCCGCCGATTGATTTAGGAAGCAGTCAGGATTACACCTTTTCTCCTGATGGAAAAGAAATTGCATTTGTGATGAATACAGATAAAGTAGTTGCAACAAGCACAAATAATGATATTTTCATAGTAAATATTTCTGATATTAAAAGTGGTAAACCAGCACCTTACAAAAAAATTTCAAAAAGTTTAGGAAATGATAATCAGCCTGTATATTCTCCTGATGGTAAATATATTGCATTTCGTTCAATGGCTCGTGCTGGATTTGAAGCTGATAAGCAGGATATAATTTTGTATAACAGAACAACAGGCACTTTAAGAAATTTAACAGAAAAAATTGATTTATCGGTTGGACAAATTTTGTGGTCGCCCGATAGTAAATACATTTATTTCAATGCAGCAAATCAAATTTATAATTCTATTTACAGAATAAATGTTGAAACTGGCGATTTGCTAACATTCGTTAAGGATGGTGTAAATGAAGATATGATAATTTCACAAAATGGCGAAGTAATATTTTTTAAGAGACAAAAAACAACAATGCCTTCTGAAATTTTTGCACTTAAAACAAATGGTGGAGGGATTGAGCAGATAACAAAATTAAATAATGATTTGCTTTCACAAATAAAATTTAATGATGCAGAAACATTCTGGTGCGAAGGTGCTGGCGGCGCAAAAGTTCAATCAATTTTAATCAAACCTCCTTTCTTTGATTCAAAGAAGAAATATCCGATGATATTTTTAATTCACGGTGGTCCACAGGGACACTGGTCAGACGATTTTCATTATCGATGGAATCTTCAATTATTTGCTGCAAAAGGTTATGTGGTTGTTGCACCAAACCCAAGAGGAAGTACCGGCTACGGTGAAAAGTTTAAGGATGAAATTTCTGGCGATTGGGGCGGTAAACCATATATTGACTTAATGAAATCATTTGACTATGCATTGAAAAATTACAAGTTCATTGATTCTAAAAATACATTTGCAGCTGGAGCTTCTTACGGCGGATATATGATAAATTGGATTGAAGGGCATACTGACCGCTTTAATGCCCTCGTTTGTCACGATGGTGTATTTAACTTAGAAAGTATGTATGGAACAACAGAAGAACTATGGTTTCCTGAATGGGAATTTAAAGGAACACCATGGACTAACAGGGCACTCTATCAAAAATTTTCACCGCACATGTATGTAAAAAATTTTAAGACACCTATGCTAATAGTACATGGTGCAAACGACTTTAGAGTTGCTGAAGGTCAAGCAATGGAATTGTTCACCTCCCTTCAAAGAAAAGGAATTGAAAGTAAATTTCTTTATTTTCCTGATGAATTTCATTTTGTAGTTAAACCCCAAAATGCTTTACTTTGGTGGAAAACAATTTTTGATTGGTTCGAGCAACATAAAATTAAATGA
- the leuS gene encoding leucine--tRNA ligase, with translation MKYPFEEIEKKWQNYWEEKKVYKTNLLDSSNKLYCLVMLPYPSAAKMHIGHWYNYGPTDSWARFKKLNGYNVFEPMGYDAFGLPAENYAIKTGIHPQDSTLKNIADIREMLKRMGGMYDWDAELMTCVPEYYKWNQWLFLQLYKRGLAYRKNAPVNWCPNDQTVLAREQVLSDGTCERCGTVVIQKNLTQWFFKITDYAEELLEYLDKIDWPEKTKVMQQNWIGKSIGAEVKFKVDGSDDVIYIFTTRPDTLFGATYMVLAPEHPLVEKITTDEHRKEVEEYVESIKTMTEIDRTSTVKEKTGVPTGAFAVNPVNGKKIPIWIADYVLMTYGTGAIMAVPGEDERDWEFAVKFNLPIIRTVKPPENFEGGAYTGDGPAINSDFLDGLYVEDAKKKIISWLEEKGIGKKTVNYRLRDWLISRQRYWGTPIPIIYCENCGEVPVPEDQLPVILPYEVDFKPEGGSPLASKEDFVNTTCPKCGAKAKRDVDTMDTFVDSSWYFLRYLNPNFNDGMFDVDLANKWTPVDVYVGGAEHAVMHLLYARFIYKFLRDIGLVKGDEPFLRLIHQGTITNMGAKMSKSKGNVVDPNDFLVQYGSDVFRMYLMFMGPYELGGDWSDQGIVGVDRFVQRIYSLFEQKKNIAAENPAKEEYNLFSLNEAEKNIYRKVNQTLKKFETEIENFRFNTAVAALMELLNEFKNIDLCSKEIQTYALERFALMISPLAPHLGEECWQLIGKEKSIFENPQWFKADEDALTVESVTLAIQINGKLRAKLEMPVDLSESEVKKIVFNDKKVKSYVDGKQIIKEIYVPNKIYNIVVK, from the coding sequence ATGAAATACCCATTTGAAGAAATCGAAAAAAAATGGCAAAACTATTGGGAAGAAAAGAAAGTATATAAAACTAACCTTCTTGATTCATCAAATAAACTTTATTGTCTTGTAATGCTTCCTTATCCTTCTGCAGCAAAAATGCATATTGGGCATTGGTATAATTATGGACCTACAGATTCTTGGGCAAGATTCAAAAAGTTAAATGGATATAACGTTTTTGAACCAATGGGATACGATGCATTCGGCTTGCCAGCGGAAAATTATGCAATCAAAACTGGAATTCATCCTCAAGATAGTACATTAAAAAATATAGCAGACATTCGAGAAATGTTAAAACGAATGGGAGGAATGTACGATTGGGATGCCGAGCTAATGACTTGCGTTCCCGAATATTATAAATGGAATCAATGGCTGTTTCTTCAACTCTATAAAAGAGGATTAGCATACAGAAAAAATGCACCTGTAAATTGGTGCCCTAATGATCAAACTGTGTTAGCTAGGGAACAAGTTTTAAGCGATGGTACTTGCGAACGATGTGGAACAGTAGTAATTCAAAAGAACCTTACCCAATGGTTTTTTAAAATAACTGATTATGCTGAGGAACTTCTTGAATATCTTGATAAAATTGATTGGCCGGAGAAAACTAAAGTAATGCAGCAAAATTGGATAGGCAAAAGTATTGGTGCAGAAGTTAAATTTAAAGTTGATGGCAGTGACGATGTAATTTATATTTTTACCACACGTCCAGATACACTTTTCGGTGCCACTTACATGGTACTTGCACCTGAACATCCTTTAGTGGAAAAAATTACAACAGATGAACACAGAAAAGAGGTTGAGGAATACGTAGAATCAATAAAGACCATGACAGAAATTGACAGAACCTCGACAGTAAAAGAAAAAACTGGCGTACCAACTGGTGCATTTGCAGTTAATCCAGTTAATGGGAAAAAAATCCCAATATGGATTGCAGATTATGTTTTAATGACTTATGGCACTGGTGCTATTATGGCAGTACCAGGAGAAGATGAACGCGATTGGGAATTTGCAGTTAAATTCAATCTGCCGATTATTCGGACGGTTAAACCGCCGGAAAATTTTGAAGGCGGCGCTTATACGGGTGATGGTCCAGCTATCAACAGTGATTTCCTCGACGGTCTTTATGTTGAAGATGCCAAAAAGAAAATTATCAGCTGGCTCGAAGAAAAGGGTATAGGAAAGAAAACAGTTAACTATAGATTAAGAGATTGGCTTATTTCTCGTCAACGTTATTGGGGAACGCCTATTCCAATTATTTATTGTGAAAACTGCGGCGAAGTACCAGTCCCAGAAGATCAACTTCCAGTAATTTTACCTTATGAAGTTGACTTTAAACCAGAGGGAGGTTCACCTTTGGCTTCGAAAGAAGATTTTGTAAATACTACTTGCCCTAAATGCGGTGCAAAAGCAAAACGCGATGTAGATACTATGGACACTTTTGTTGATTCATCGTGGTATTTTTTACGCTACTTAAACCCTAATTTTAATGATGGCATGTTTGATGTTGATTTAGCTAATAAATGGACGCCTGTTGATGTTTACGTTGGCGGCGCTGAACATGCAGTTATGCATTTATTGTATGCAAGGTTTATCTATAAATTTTTAAGAGATATAGGATTGGTAAAAGGCGATGAACCTTTTCTTAGATTGATTCATCAAGGAACAATTACTAACATGGGCGCAAAAATGTCTAAGTCGAAAGGAAATGTAGTAGACCCCAACGACTTTTTAGTTCAATATGGTTCAGACGTTTTTAGAATGTACCTGATGTTTATGGGTCCATACGAATTGGGAGGTGATTGGAGCGACCAAGGAATTGTTGGGGTAGATAGATTTGTCCAGCGCATCTATTCACTCTTTGAACAGAAAAAAAATATTGCAGCAGAAAATCCTGCTAAAGAAGAGTATAATTTATTCTCTCTTAACGAAGCAGAAAAAAATATTTACCGGAAAGTAAATCAAACATTAAAAAAGTTTGAAACAGAAATTGAAAACTTCAGATTCAACACTGCAGTGGCCGCTTTGATGGAGTTGCTTAATGAGTTCAAAAATATTGATTTGTGTTCGAAAGAAATTCAGACTTATGCTTTAGAAAGATTTGCTTTAATGATTTCTCCTTTAGCACCTCATTTGGGAGAAGAATGCTGGCAGCTTATCGGTAAAGAAAAATCAATATTTGAAAATCCTCAATGGTTTAAGGCAGATGAAGATGCTTTGACTGTTGAAAGCGTAACATTAGCGATCCAGATTAATGGTAAATTGAGAGCAAAACTTGAAATGCCAGTTGACCTTAGCGAATCTGAGGTTAAAAAGATTGTTTTTAATGATAAGAAAGTAAAATCCTACGTCGATGGAAAACAAATAATAAAAGAAATTTATGTGCCAAATAAAATTTATAATATTGTGGTGAAGTAA
- the serS gene encoding serine--tRNA ligase, translating into MLDIKFIRENPDLVRQGLLNKNASDVVNDILELDEKRRNLIAKSDELKALRNKVSSQIPQMKKRGEDTTAVFEEMKKVGDEISELDKQLKDVEEKLEEILRLTPNLAHSTVPVGKNAEYNVEVRRWIPEDFSFEYDFKILDHIELGKKLDILDFERGTKISGSGFPLYKGKGATLERALINFMLDYHLQHHGYSEILPPILVNRESMKGTGQIPKLEEDMYFIEKDGLYPIPTAEVPITNIHRDEILQEKDLTIKYVGYSPCFRREAGSYGKESKGFLRVHQFNKVEMVKFAKPENSYDELESLVNDAEDILKSLKIPYRVILLCTGDLSFSAAKCYDIETWSPAENKWLEASSCSNFEAFQARRANIRFRREETKKVEYVHTLNGSGLATSRLMVSLLENYQTPEGKVIVPKALHNYTGFEIIG; encoded by the coding sequence ATGCTCGATATCAAATTTATTCGCGAAAATCCTGATTTAGTTAGACAGGGACTGCTAAACAAAAATGCTTCGGATGTAGTAAATGATATTCTTGAACTTGACGAAAAAAGGAGAAACTTGATTGCAAAAAGTGATGAGTTGAAAGCACTTCGAAATAAGGTTTCTTCTCAAATTCCTCAAATGAAAAAACGAGGAGAAGATACAACTGCAGTATTCGAAGAAATGAAGAAAGTTGGTGATGAAATTTCTGAACTCGATAAACAATTAAAAGACGTCGAAGAAAAATTAGAAGAAATTTTGAGGTTGACACCCAATCTCGCACACTCAACCGTTCCTGTTGGAAAAAACGCAGAATATAATGTTGAAGTGCGTAGATGGATTCCGGAAGATTTTTCTTTCGAATATGATTTTAAGATTCTTGACCATATAGAGCTTGGAAAGAAACTTGACATACTTGATTTTGAAAGGGGCACAAAAATTTCAGGCTCTGGGTTTCCACTTTATAAAGGAAAAGGTGCAACCCTTGAACGTGCCCTTATAAATTTTATGCTGGATTATCATTTACAACATCACGGTTATTCCGAAATATTGCCACCAATTCTTGTTAATCGTGAATCAATGAAAGGAACGGGACAAATTCCCAAACTTGAAGAAGATATGTATTTTATTGAAAAAGATGGACTCTATCCAATTCCTACTGCAGAAGTTCCTATTACAAATATTCATCGTGATGAAATTCTCCAGGAAAAAGATTTAACAATAAAATATGTTGGATATTCACCTTGTTTCAGAAGAGAAGCTGGTTCGTATGGAAAAGAATCAAAAGGTTTTTTGAGAGTTCATCAGTTTAACAAAGTTGAAATGGTAAAATTTGCTAAACCGGAAAACTCATACGACGAGCTTGAAAGTCTGGTAAACGATGCAGAAGATATTTTAAAGTCGTTAAAGATTCCTTATAGAGTTATATTGCTTTGTACAGGCGATTTAAGTTTTTCTGCCGCAAAATGTTACGATATAGAAACTTGGTCTCCTGCAGAAAATAAATGGCTTGAAGCTTCTTCATGCAGCAACTTTGAGGCCTTCCAAGCTCGTCGTGCTAATATTAGGTTCAGAAGAGAAGAAACTAAAAAAGTCGAATATGTTCATACATTAAATGGGAGTGGACTTGCAACAAGCAGATTAATGGTTTCTCTACTAGAAAATTACCAAACACCAGAAGGTAAAGTTATTGTCCCTAAGGCTCTTCATAACTATACGGGTTTTGAAATAATAGGCTAA